From a region of the Nerophis lumbriciformis linkage group LG06, RoL_Nlum_v2.1, whole genome shotgun sequence genome:
- the tm2d3 gene encoding TM2 domain-containing protein 3: protein MACQQWRPDRGRCLKTYAVVLLLCTDLVLQCVQGYLSSPHVGQEPPYTRDAQHGPVITSAAVPAAASASPADDESHASKCPSGGLCRRLPADCINCNYQHNCTYGKPASFTCKAKKGVHCVGESGQQQTNFSLSITCQFCWQLDPSQYRCSNSTSCMTVACPRQRYNATCDVLDHVHCLGKRRFQKRLFCNWTGGYKWSTALALSITLGGFGADRFYLGQWREGLGKLFSFGGLGIWTLIDVLLIGVGYVGPADGSLYI, encoded by the exons ATGGCTTGTCAACAATGGCGTCCTGACCGGGGACGATGCCTCAAAACTTACGCGGTCGTTCTCCTTTTGTGTACAGACCTGGTGCTACAATGTGTACAAG GATACCTGAGCTCCCCTCACGTCGGCCAGGAGCCTCCCTACACCAGAGACGCCCAGCATGGCCCAGTCATCACCAGCGCGGCGGTGCCTGCTGCAGCTTCGG CCTCTCCTGCTGACGACGAGAGCCACGCCTCCAAATGTCCCAGCGGGGGTTTGTGCAGGCGCTTGCCAGCTGATTGCATCAACTGCAATTACCAGCATAATTGCACTTACGGGAAACCAGCGTCCTTCACCTGTAAGGCCAAAAAAGGGGTTCACTGTGTG GGCGAGTCGGGTCAGCAGCAGACCAACTTCTCCCTGTCCATCACCTGTCAGTTCTGCTGGCAACTGGATCCGTCGCAGTACCGCTGCTCCAACTCCACCTCCTGCATGACGGTGGCCTGCCCCCGACAGCGCTACAATGCCACCTGCGACGTCCTGGACCACGTGCACTGTTTAG GTAAAAGACGTTTTCAGAAGCGGTTATTTTGCAACTGGACTGGAGGATACAAGTGGTCCACAGCGCTGGCGCTCag CATCACACTGGGTGGTTTTGGGGCGGACCGCTTCTACCTGGGCCAGTGGCGAGAGGGTCTGGGCAAGCTGTTCAGCTTTGGAGGCCTGGGCATTTGGACGTTAATAGACGTTCTTCTCATCGGCGTGGGTTACGTGGGACCCGCCGACGGCTCTCTCTACATCTGA